Proteins from a genomic interval of Denticeps clupeoides chromosome 20, fDenClu1.1, whole genome shotgun sequence:
- the cnot3b gene encoding CCR4-NOT transcription complex subunit 3b isoform X4, with protein MADKRKLQGEIDRCLKKVAEGVEQFEDIWQKLHNAANANQKEKYEADLKKEIKKLQRLRDQIKTWVASNEIKDKRQLVENRKLIETQMERFKIVERETKTKAYSKEGLGLAQKVDPAQKEKEEVGQWLTNTIDTLNMQVDQFESEVESLSVQTRKKKGDKEKQDRIEELKRLIERHRYHIRMLETILRMLDNDSVQVDAIRKIKDDVEYYLDSSQDPDFEENEFLYDDIDLEDISQSLVPPSPPGNSIMEDEIFQQHSSSTPTTSTSSSPIPPSPATCTTENSEDDKKRGRSTDSEVSQSPVKNGNPSLSLSSSSSSSSSSSSSSMATIACGAGAIPVSSSLLGNISGLLSNVGSYSSVAQQQSHEVKNSKAPSNNSPSPSNNIHHLALSSASSPANTSTPGPLTPSSQTKALSGQSPASSLSLTLGHGLGKSTVTSASVAAAGGSGANQVPSLSGMPASLNMVELLAGSTPAPYAQAAASGMGALGGGSSSNTNSSAVGSTGGNNNGNSISAGLLGSVPSICSGILGLGSGQTGFQGPSLISQSLIGGGLGPGTSLGVIGGGSGGNSSTGSLGGGVIGGGVSLIRPPSSQKQNGSTTYSAVVADSTSDTAINSANQLQSSQSTSLGSSSSHSKDSGSSLLGPMTLPPSSPSPSYSEGKPAGGSLLNGPHSYTQSSDSIKPQEPLSSLKSMAERAALGSGLEAEMSALHLTDAPDIFPSSKPRPGQPTTHQLSLSEVSIPPTLGVCPLGPIPLSKDQLYQQAMQESAWTHMPHPSDSERIRQYLMRNPCPTLPFHHQMPPPHSDSVEFYQRLSTETLFFIFYYLEGTKSQYLAAKALKMQSWRFHTKYMMWFQRHEEPKTITDEFEQGTYIYFDYEKWGQRKKEGFTFEYRYLEDRDLQ; from the exons ATGGCAGATAAGAGAAAACTTCAAG GTGAAATAGATCGATGTCTGAAAAAAGTAGCGGAAGGTGTGGAGCAGTTTGAAGATATCTGGCAAAAG CTTCATAATGCTGCAAATGCCAATCAGAAGGAGAAATATGAAGCTGACCTCAAGAAAGAGATTAAAAAATTACAG CGACTGCGTGACCAGATTAAAACATGGGTGGCCTCCAATGAGATCAAAGACAAACGGCAGCTAGTGGAAAACCGCAAACTTATTGAGACG cAAATGGAGCGCTTTAAGATCGTGGAGCGGGAAACTAAGACAAAAGCGTACTCtaaagaaggcctgggccttgCTCAAAAAGTAGACCCtgcacagaaagagaaagaagaggTTGGACAGTGGTTAACG AACACGATAGACACCCTTAATATGCAGGTGGATCAGTTTGAGAGCGAAGTGGAGTCGCTTTCTGTCCAAACACGCAAAAAGAAAGGAGACAAAGAG AAGCAGGACAGGATAGAGGAGCTAAAGCGACTGATTGAGAGGCACCGGTATCACATTCGCATGCTCGAGACCATCCTGCGGATGCTGGACAACGACTCTGTGCAGGTGGACGCCATCCGCAAGATCAAGGACGATGTGGAGTACTACCTGGATTCATCTCAGGACCCAGATTTTGAGGAGAACGAGTTTTTGTATGATGACATAGACCTGGAGGATATAT CTCAGTCACTGGTGCCCCCCTCTCCTCCAGGCAACTCAATCATGGAAGACGAGATCTTCCAGCAGCACTCCAGCAGCACACCAACCACTTCCACATCCTCCTCTCCCATCCCTCCGTCCCCAGCCACTTGCACTACG GAGAACTCTGAGGATGACAAGAAGAGAGGACGTTCCACAGACAGTGAAGTCAGTCAG TCACCTGTGAAGAATGGCAACCCCTCTTTGTCACTGTCCTCTtcgtcatcttcctcttcatcctcttcctcatcctccatGGCAACGATCGCTTGTGGAGCAGGAGCCATTCCAGTAAGCAGCAGTCTCCTGGGCAACATCAGTGGCCTCCTCTCCAACGTTGGCAGCTACAGCTCAGTCGCTCAGCAGCAGTCCCATGAAGTGAAAAACTCAAAAGCTCCATCCAACAACAGTCCCAGCCCCTCCAACAACATTCACCACCTGGCCTTGTCCTCCGCTTCATCGCCCGCCAATACCAGCACACCGGGACCCCTTACACCCAGCTCCCAGACCAAGGCTTTGTCAGGGCAGTCCCCAGCCTCCAGCCTGAGCCTCACCTTGGGTCATGGTCTGGGCAAGAGCACTGTGACATCAGCAagtgttgctgctgctggtggaagTGGCGCAAACCAGGTTCCTAGCCTGTCAGGGATGCCGGCGTCCCTGAATATGGTGGAACTCCTGGCTGGTTCCACCCCCGCACCCTATGCTCAGGCTGCAGCCTCGGGAATGGGGGCCCTCGGCGGTGGCAGCAGCTCCAACACTAACTCCAGCGCTGTAGGAAGCACAGGCGGGAACAATAACGGGAACAGCATCTCTGCGGGGTTGTTGGGCTCGGTACCCAGCATTTGCAGTGGGATCTTAGGCCTTGGCTCGGGCCAAACAGGCTTTCAGGGTCCATCTTTGATTTCCCAGAGTCTGATTGGAGGAGGATTGGGCCCTGGGACTAGTTTGGGCGTGATAGGGGGTGGCAGCGGTGGGAATTCTAGCACTGGGAGTTTGGGAGGAGGAGTCATTGGTGGAGGAGTCTCCCTGATTAGGCCACCCAGCAGTCAAAAGCAGAATGGTAGCACAA CCTACAGTGCTGTAGTAGCTGACAGCACATCAGATACTGCCATCAACAGTGCCAACCAATTGCAGAGCAGCCAATCCACATCCTTGGGCTCTTCATCCAGCCATTC TAAGGACAGTGGTTCCAGCCTCCTGGGACCGATGACGCTCCCACCCAGCTCACCCTCACCCTCCTACAGTGAGGGCAAGCCTGCTGGGGGGAGTTTACTCAACGGACCTCACTCCTACACACAGTCGTCTGACAGCATCAAG CCACAGGAGCCCCTGAGTTCTCTCAAGTCCATGGCAGAGAGGGCTGCATTGGGCTCAGGTCTGGAGGCAGAAATGTCTGCACTGCACCTCACAGACG CTCCAGACATCTTCCCTAGCTCCAAACCACGTCCTGGACAACCTACTACTCACCAGCTCTCTCTGTCAGAGGTCAGCATCCCCCCAACACTGGGCGTGTGCCCTCTGGGACCTATACCTCTGTCCAAAGACCAGCTCTACCAGCAGGCCATGCAGGAGTCGGCGTGGACACACATGCCACATCCTTCAGACTCTGAGAGAATCAG GCAGTACCTGATGAGGAACCCCTGCCCCACGCTGCCTTTTCACCATCAGATGCCACCCCCTCACTCCGACTCTGTGGAATTCTACCAGAGATTGTCCACCGAAACCCTGTTCTTCATCTTCTACTATTTAGAG GGCACAAAATCTCAGTATCTAGCAGCAAAAGCCTTGAAGATGCAGTCATGGAGGTTCCACACAAAGTACATGATGTGGTTTCAGCGGCATGAGGAGCCCAAGACCATCACAGACGAGTTTGAACAG GGGACGTACATTTACTTTGACTACGAGAAATGGGGCCAGAGGAAAAAGGAAGGTTTCACATTTGAATACAGGTACCTTGAAGACCGAGATCTCCAGTGA